The Meles meles chromosome 6, mMelMel3.1 paternal haplotype, whole genome shotgun sequence DNA segment CTCTGAGCGCTTGATGGGCACCTTGGCTTGGTCCTTGATCAAGAGGAACTGCACCAATGCATTCGCTCTCTCATCCAAGGGAGACAATGGCTGAGTCTCCAGCTTGGGGTCATTCTGGGTAACACCAAATCCCTGAGAGAGATTGGCGAACTCAGAGATAATCAGGGGCTGAGGGCTACCTGGGCTTTCCCAGAGACCCAGGGCCCTTGAAGTGCTTGGACCCTCCCAGGCACTCAGAGCCCAAGTTGTGCTGGGCCCTTCCCAGCCACTCAGGATGCGGGAGGTGCTCGGACCCTCCCAGCCACTCAGGCCACGGGAGGTGCTCGGGCCCTCCCAGTCACCCAGGACCTGGATAGGGTTTTCAACCTCCCAGTCATTCAAGTTCAGATTTTCCCAGGGTCTCGGAGCCTGCCAGTCACGCAGGGCCAGCATATGGCCACTGCTGTCCTCTTCGGTATTCAGATGCTTCTTCTTCCGGGTGGCTTTGCCAGAGCGACGCGGTGGCTCAGCAGACGTCTTCGAGGCCTCTTGAGTGGTGGCCATTGCCTTCGGGGCAGCTGCCGTGGCCATCAGGATGGTTGGCACTGCCTGCACTGCTTTCGAAGCATTCACAGTGGGCTGTGGGACCCATGGAACTGCAGGCAGAGCCTCCACGCAGGCAAATGGATCCTGCAGAGCAAGTGGCAGTGACTTCGGGGTCTCAGAGGGAGCAGATGGACCCTGAAAGGCATTAGAAGAGGCAGGCTGGAACCGGGAGGTAGTTGGAAAGACCCTTGAAGTGGCAGTGAAGGTCTCCGATGTGGCAGGCAAGTTTTTCCAGGCAGTCGGCAGGTGTGCTCGGGCAGCTGACACTGCCTTTGGAGCACAGAACGTGGCAGCAAAGATCATGCGATCCTTCGAGGGGGCCCTCCGTTCCTTTGAAGAGGTCCTCCGTTCCTTTGAAGAGGTCCTGCGTTCTATCGAAGAGGCCCTGGATTCTCCCGATGGAGTCATCAGTGATTTAGCGGAGCCCATGGGAAAATTTGCTGCCGCTATGGGAGCTCCGGGCTGGCCCTGCAAGGCTGCTGGGGGGCCTTGCCAGGAGGGCTGGAGTTGCAAGGTGGGCAGCTCTGCTTGCGCACCCGAGGGCTGGGCCTGCTGGGTGGGTAGCTGGATTTGGAGGGCCTTTTGGGAGGCCGGGACCCCCTGAAAGGGCTGCTCCAGCTGAACCAGTGGTGGGCCCTGCCTCtgggcctcctgggtgggcaCAGGCTGCCAGAACTGCCCAGGGGCCTTGGGGGCCTGCCAGGCGAGAGCCTGGGCTTGCTGCACTTCCTGGAATTCCATCGACCTTGGCAGCTCGTGTGGCACTGGGGCTTGGCCTTTAGGGGCCTGCCAGATAATGGGTGGGCAGTGCACAGCTTGCGGGGCCGACAGAGGAGCCGACAGCACAGCCTGAGGTGCCTGCGGGCCAGCGGGAGGCACcgtgggcacctgcgtggctggCAGAGCAGTGGGCACCTGCGGCGCTGCCCGCACCTGTGGAGCTGCCCGCACCTGTGGGGTGGGCAGCCTAGCCTGCGGAGCCTGCCGCAGTGGCGGCGGGGGTGGCAGGGACTGCCAGAGTGGTGGTTGGGTGGTCACGACCTGTGGGGCAGGCCGGATGGGCGGCGGTGCCTGGCGTATCAGCGGTGGCGCCTGGCGAATCGGGGGCGGTGCCTGGCGCACTGGCGGGGGGCCAGGTCGGATGGGTGGTGGGCCCGGGCGGATGGCCGGTGGGCCCTGGCGCACGGATGGTGGTGCCTGCCAGGTAATGGTCGGAGCCTGCCAGGTGACCTGCGTGGCCTGCCAAGTCAGAGGCGTGGCTTGCCAGCCTTGCGGCGGGGCCTGCCATCCTGGCGAGGTGGCCTGCCAGCCCGGGGGTGTGGCCAGCTGCGCCTGCTGGGCCTGCGGGCCCTGGGGAACCTGCGGAGGAGCCCTTATAACCTGAGACTGGATTTGCAGAATCAGAGGCTGAGCCTGTGGGGCCCAAGAAGCCAGAGGCTGCGCAGGTTGGGTGGCCGGCTGTGCCATCGGGGCTCCTGAAGCTGGAGCCTGGGTGATCGGAGCTCTCGAACCTGGAGGATGAATCATCAGGACGCCGGGACCAGGAGGCTTGGCCATCGGGGCTCCCGGAGGCGGAGGCTGGGTCATCAAGGCTCCTGGGGGCGGAGGCTGGGCCATCGGAGCTCCTGGAGCAGGCGGCTGGACCATCAGGACTCCCGGAGTCAGAGGCTGGGCCATCAGGACTCCTGGAGTCGGAGGCTGGGCCATCGGGGTCCCCGGAGGGGGAGGATGGGCCATTGGTGTCCCCGGAGGGGGAGGGTGAGCCATCGGTGTCCCCGGAGGGGGAGGATGCGCCATCGGTGTCCCCGGAGGGGGAGGATGCACCATCGGGGTCCCCGGAGGGGGAGGATGGGCCATCGGGGTCCCCGGGGGTGGAGGATGGGCCATCGGGGTCCCCGGAGGGGGAGGATGGGCCATCGGGGTCCCCGGGGGTGGAGGATGGGCCATCGGGGCTCCGGGAGCTGAAGGATGCATCATTAGGACTCCCGGAGTCGGAGGCTGGGCCATCGGGGCTCCCGGAGGGGGAGGATGGATCATCAGGACTCCGGGAGTCGGAGGCTTGCCCATCGGGCCTCCCAGAGGGGGAGCCTGGACCATCGGACCCCCCAGGGACGGAGGTTGGGCCATCGGAGCCACTGGGGTAGGCGGCTGGCCCTGTGGGGCCTCCCAAGCAGGCTGAGGTGCCTGCCAAGCGGCCAGTGAAGCCTGCAAATCAATCGGAGGTGGATCCCAGGGGACTGGCGGAGCCCGAGAGGAGGCGGGCGGGGCCCGCATCAGAACCGTAGGGCGGCTATAGACCGGAGGCTTAGGGGCCTCCGCCGGGGGACTCGAATCACCCAAATTCTTACTTAGCTGCGACATGTCCCTTTGCTCTGACAGCTGGTGGGCCTTTTCCTCCGACAGCTGCTGGGCCTTTTCCTCCAGAGAGAAGAGAATGCCTACGTGGCTGATCAGAGGATCCCTCCCTGCTGACTGGTGAATAGGAAGTAAGTGCCCTTAGCTCTGCAGCTTTCCGCAGtaaggaggaggggggaagggggctCAATCccgccccttccccgcccccgaCCACCACAAGTGGATAGTGCATAGGGGCGTCTACCAGAAATCCTGGCTGACACAAGATCCCTTCTCACTCTGTCCAGTCCCCAAATGCAGCCTGGTGAGACTTACCATGGATGAGTTTTCACAGAGGAGTGACAAGAACAGATCTATGTTTTAGAAATCACAGTTCTGCAGTATAGAGTAGGAAGAGACCACTGGTAACATGGAAGACATCCATGAGGGGGGAGATGGTGTGGTCTGAGCTCAGATACAGAAAAATCGGAGCCGGAGAATAAAATAAGTGAATCTATGTATATGAGAGATTCAGGAATCATAGCAGGCTGCTATCATAATTTAATGTAAAAGAGATGGAGAAGACGTATAAGTCTGTCCTGGGAACGTGGGGAATTGATAGTGTGGTTGATTCTCTTAGGGACACAGTGGGAGGCACATAGCAGGAGAGATTTATGAGTATTGATTGGGACATGGACATTTGCAGTCCTTTGGGACTGCCAAAGAGAGATGCTCTATAGACTGTCTTGTATGATGCCTTGGGATTCAAAAGAAAACTGAACTGAGAGTTAAGGTATTCCTTAACTGTGGGAGTGAATGTGTTTTGCAGGAGAAGTGTTAAGAGTGAA contains these protein-coding regions:
- the MAGEL2 gene encoding MAGE-like protein 2 — translated: MSQLSKNLGDSSPPAEAPKPPVYSRPTVLMRAPPASSRAPPVPWDPPPIDLQASLAAWQAPQPAWEAPQGQPPTPVAPMAQPPSLGGPMVQAPPLGGPMGKPPTPGVLMIHPPPPGAPMAQPPTPGVLMMHPSAPGAPMAHPPPPGTPMAHPPPPGTPMAHPPPPGTPMAHPPPPGTPMVHPPPPGTPMAHPPPPGTPMAHPPPPGTPMAHPPPPGTPMAQPPTPGVLMAQPLTPGVLMVQPPAPGAPMAQPPPPGALMTQPPPPGAPMAKPPGPGVLMIHPPGSRAPITQAPASGAPMAQPATQPAQPLASWAPQAQPLILQIQSQVIRAPPQVPQGPQAQQAQLATPPGWQATSPGWQAPPQGWQATPLTWQATQVTWQAPTITWQAPPSVRQGPPAIRPGPPPIRPGPPPVRQAPPPIRQAPPLIRQAPPPIRPAPQVVTTQPPLWQSLPPPPPLRQAPQARLPTPQVRAAPQVRAAPQVPTALPATQVPTVPPAGPQAPQAVLSAPLSAPQAVHCPPIIWQAPKGQAPVPHELPRSMEFQEVQQAQALAWQAPKAPGQFWQPVPTQEAQRQGPPLVQLEQPFQGVPASQKALQIQLPTQQAQPSGAQAELPTLQLQPSWQGPPAALQGQPGAPIAAANFPMGSAKSLMTPSGESRASSIERRTSSKERRTSSKERRAPSKDRMIFAATFCAPKAVSAARAHLPTAWKNLPATSETFTATSRVFPTTSRFQPASSNAFQGPSAPSETPKSLPLALQDPFACVEALPAVPWVPQPTVNASKAVQAVPTILMATAAAPKAMATTQEASKTSAEPPRRSGKATRKKKHLNTEEDSSGHMLALRDWQAPRPWENLNLNDWEVENPIQVLGDWEGPSTSRGLSGWEGPSTSRILSGWEGPSTTWALSAWEGPSTSRALGLWESPGSPQPLIISEFANLSQGFGVTQNDPKLETQPLSPLDERANALVQFLLIKDQAKVPIKRSEMVKFIIREYKDECLDIINRANNKLQCVFGYQLKEIDPENHSYIIINKLGHHKGEPVASYLDRPKLGLLMVVLSLIFMKGNCVREDMIFSFLYRLGLDVRETHALFGNTKKLITEVFVRQKYLEYRRIPYTEPAEYELLWGPRAFLETSKMLVLRFLAKLHKRDPRCWPLQYFEALAECESEDLDEDEPGSGDNAGDPTSSSPPR